GATGGTGACGTGATGATGACGAGATTAACGGTTCCACTCCCATCCCGTCTTCCTCATCTGCCATTTTGACTGGGATGTTGCAGCTAGTCTGGTGCTTCTTAACGGCCGCCTTACGTCATCACAGCATCTGTCAGGGCCACCTTGTGTGGGTCCCAGGCCGCGGCAGCCTAGCGGGGGCGTGTGTCATGGAGGCAACTCGCACCGACGCCGTGTAGGGCCGGGGAGTTGGGGAGGGTGGGGAAGATAAGGGTGTCGTCTGGGGAATAATTCGCTCGTAGATCATGTCCGCACAGCGTCTGCATCTGCCTGCAGCCATAAAGATCGCGCGCAGTCAGAGATCATCGCGAGTCGgcatctggtcacgtgactgtcagtaACCAGCGCCGCAGCTCCACGAGTCATGGAGTACTCGGGGCAAGGACCTGCACGCAAGAAGCTCTGTAGACCCGTGGCTTGTGGAGCTCTGTAGACCTGTGGCTTGTGGAGCTCTGATGGAGGCAACTGGGAAAGCTTTGACCCCCACGTAGACGCTTTGTCACTGGCTGCTCCAAACGGTTCTAAGATGGAGTTAACAGCATTCACTCTAATTTTAttctctacagtctacaccatCCCCGTCTCCTCTCCCtgtctcacacacgcacgcacgcacgcacgcacgcaagagCGTGACACGCAGGTAAGCTTACAGACATTCCCACATTCCCTATCCCCACGTGACACTTTTGTCAGCGGGAGGCAGCTGTGAGGTTTGTGCGCGATTCCAGAAGATTGCATTTTTCTCGGTTGCACGTGCAATTCATCTCGGTCCTGTTTCTATTCTGAGAGACTAATCACAAGATCACAAAAATATCAATGTAGACTTGGCGAAAATATTCCTTAATTTATCCGGCGTCAGTTTTTAGACAGTTGGTAGATGACGTCAGAGGACACACTTGTCGTGAAAGCCATTCGCCGTTGTTTATGATATTCATTTCTCActccttctctttccctcttctcCATCTGTCTTTATAtatttgtagtgtgtgtgagtgtggcacagagagagagagagaagagaactcGATTTCTGAATTAATGAAATTAGAATTTATTGTAAGTTCAAATACGTAGGAGATGTAACTATAAAATGTAGCTTTGATTTATCTCTGTGGCAGAATGGACTTTGCAAACTGTGTTGCTGGTACAGGAATGGAGTTTAGAAAAGTTAAACCTAATTCACATAAAAGTTAATCTTAACTGAATTTTGAAATCATTCTCTGAGATGTTTATGCGCTGGACAATTTCTTAAATGTACTGTAAACAGAGAAACGTTGACTACTAATGTCATCATGGCAGTCCTGTAATCTGTCATCCTTCAGGTTTTCAGAAGTGATTTCACGTCAACCCTTGGTTTTCCCATAAACACTGAAATCCATACTTGCGCCAAGTAATCATGACATTATACATCctaatttattatataaatgattaattctaaaacattttgtagacCTCCGTGAGAAGATGATGTTCTGATAAAGAAACAGCAATGTCTGTCAACATTGTTTACTCTGGCGACTTCAAGAACAACATCTGTACTTGTCAGACACCAGACAGCCACCACCGCACAGGGTTTCTCACAGACAGCAGAACATGTTATAGCCACTCCAAGATGTTTTCATAGAAAAAGTGAGAACTCTTTCTGTTATGCCCTCAGACTTGGGAGCCACACAATAGTATTGGCTGGATTTGGGTGTCGAGAGAGacggggagggagagaagagggtGAGAAGGTCGTGGCTACACGAGATGAAATGTGTACCGAGGGCGGGAGAGTGTTCCACGAGACCAAGGGTCGGATGGAGAGAATCCTTCAAAGAGGCATCTGGTTGGGATGAGACCAAGGAAGGCTTCGTCAAATGTGAAGGCGACGGGGAGGGTTTGTTTACGTCTTGAATACTTCTTCCTGATCCCCTCATACCCTCCACACCATCAAGCCGCTGTCTTTAGTACAGTGGCAGTCAACATCTTTTGAATCTGGACAATCCAGACAACGAACAGAGTGTTGCTGGGAAATTGAAACAATGAAAGTGAAGATGAACTTAGTATCGTACACTGCTTTCTctgcagttgttgttttttcaccTGAAAGTCCCATGCTGCCCCACAGTTTGGAATGTTCTCCAGTGCAACTCGCTTCTGCTGGTGTTTGCGTGAAAGCTCGGTCGGGTAGTGCCTGCTTCTGGTTCTCCATGGCGCGGGCAGACAGATTCACTGCTCGGCATCTTTGCTGTTGACGCCGTGAAACGCTTCGTTGTTTACTTGATGTCGGGCCAGAGCAAGCAGCGCAAGATGGCGGGCCGAGCGTGTTGCGGTGCGTGACTGGACGTTGGCTTCATGACGTCATGAGATGGAAACTGCCGAGAACAAGGGGCTGCagtctcctccctctctctcccacttcCGGCCTCGTGTCCGCTCCCCGCGCGTGCTGTCCAGGGAGCGCTCCGCAGCCGTGGTGGACGTCAGACGAGTGACTGCCCCTTTGGCGACCCCCTGGCGGCCGGTTTTATTGTTAACTAGTAGACACGTGCCATCCATTTGTCGCTTGTGAGGTCTTACTGTAACGGCATCTCACCGCAAGCATCTGGGAGACAGGGCGCAGAAAGTTTGTGATCGAGTGTCGGGACCAAAAACAAGGCGTGATAACGAGGCTTGATCTGCAGAAGTGGTAAGTACGATGTAAACTAAACATAGCTACATTACCAAAACTAAAGATAAACAACTTAAGAGAAAGTTttgcaagaaagagagaagccgACTTTTATCGCCAACAGTCATTTACCTGTCGCCCTGTGGCACAGTACGTGGACATTTGTTCCTTCAGGTGTCCTGTCTTCCTGCAAAAGTTCCAATGCAGTGAATGCGGACAGAGTGGTCTTCGTACACTAAAGAGAGTGGAGGGAAGACAGAACAGACTTTATAACATTGTGTGAGATGTTCGTCACAACATTGATAAACATTGTTGACCTTCTTGATGTTATGACACTTTGCCTAAACCCAacttcaggacttgttaaaacAGAATTCTTTCATAGACTATTTCCcgttaaaatatgcaaaaaaaaaaaaaaccccaaaacaaagaaaaaaacaaacaaacaaaaaaaaaaaaaaccaaaaaacggAGAAGTGTATGTGCAGTTCTCAAAATAAATACTGCACAATTGTGTCTTTGTCCCTGGGGCCGGCGCCTACACCAGGTTCCTGTGGTGCTCCGCCAGTGGAGGCTGTCGTGGGCGGTAGCTGTGGTTTGTTTACCAGTCTGCGCGGCGGCAGAAGGTTTGGGAATCCTGCTTTGTTGCTGTTAGAGATTCTTTTTCCATGAATACTGTAATTTCTTTTCAGGTAGATACGGAACaagtatttcctttttttttaagtcttagTGACAACTAGGACAATGCTAAAGAAGGAAGCATGCATTGACAGAAAGCTAATGATCGGACGATGATGTGCAACTCACTTCAGTGATGTATACGCTACGGCAGCTGACTAAAGGCCTTTAGCAAATCACATGTAGCTTGCTTCTTTAACAGCAACATCAAGAATTTGTTTTAGAGAATCACTCTCTAGTATTAGTGTAAGTGTGTttggggaagcggatagcctAGAGCACTGGCGTCCAAACTGAGAGCGCGTGGTTCAATGCCCGACTAGCGCAGCAAACTTACCTCAGTCGACTCGACCGGCGGGCATTGGTACCTGACTCCGAAGAGTGTTAGGAAAGGTAAGTCAGCGAAGGAGAAGAGATTGGAACCGcctcgagaaaagtgaggtctctaacacctcctCTCCGTCCCCCatccaacgacctgaaaaggttaggggatgacctttaccctttatctaaattgtgtgtgtgtgtgtgagtgttggggGGACGGgagcatgcgtgcgtgcgtgagagagagtatagctgttcactgttcactgctCGCCGCCATATTGCCAGAAATTACCCTGACACTGGAGGATGGAGCAGCTGAATCCTGCTCATGCCAGACATCAGTGCCAGTGTCCACTTAGACGATCTCTCCATCATCGATTTGCTCAGTATTCGTGTCTGTGTGGATTTGCTCCATTTCCTGTTTGGTGAGAGTCTGTCACAAAGACACGAGTGGCGGTTCATTCACAGATGTGGGTCCTGCTGCTGGTTCGAGCTCTTGCCGGTCTTAATTAATCGTTCGATGAGGGCAAGTCTGGCCTTTGTGCCACAGTCGAAAGGTCAGGTTCATGACTCCTCAGCCTCTGCTCTCGGTACCGTTGCTAACTCAGTTTGACATTTGTGTGCGGTGCTCATGCCAATAACCTGTCGCCTTGTCAAAGGCTTACTCGTCTGAACTCggtttttgtcctttttgtcttttaatcttttttatgaaaagaaaatagtacACATATGACATTTGCAGTTCGCATTGTATATCTGTACCATTTGCAGTTCGAATATTTAAACCTTTCATGACCGCCCCTacactttttacatttttttttttttttacaaaaaattctgTTCTCTAGGCCTTTGCTCTGTATTCTGTTAGAAATAATTTTCCCGACATCAGTTTCTGTCTATTTTATACTAAAGTAAATTTCATCATTTATGTATATAGCCTCAAGAAGATAATCTTAATTAAGATATGTCGGGAAGAAGGTTGTCCACTCAAATAAATGATGGAGGGGTTAGACTGAGAATCTTAAATACACTAATAACGGTGTAGACAATATGACTATCATAATAAGTCTATCTTCAGAATACAACGTCGCTCTGGATGTTTCCTGTCAACAGATAAGACCTAGAGAAGAGAGACAGGGAGGgtaagaatgaatgaatgacttTATTGTTTACTGTCAGACAAGGGGCGCTGCTCGGTGTAAAGATGTTAAGCCCCTTGTTTGTTAAAGGTCGTcttataaaactgaaaacaacaaaaccaaaaacacacaACAGGCCCGAGGAACTGCCAATTTGTGGCTGGACTGGCAAATAAAAGAGCGGATGCTGAATGATTTTTATGGTTGGCGAGTGCACATGGAGGGTCAGGGTGAGGGCTCGAGATAGAAAGTCTCTCATTCATCTGATCACCGACCATTGTTGTGTGCGGGATGGGATTAGTTTTCTGCTGCTGACTTCAGCCTACCGTTCACACCGTCCGTTAGTTTTGTTAAGATGTACACTGACAATGGAGTAATCTTCTGGTTTAGCTGATTACAGCTTCTGCTGAAGTTGGCGACAATGTGGGGGGTGAAACGGGGGATCATAGCAGGTTCGGTTTTTTAAAtgcatcttttgttttctgtgttatttgctttttgtaaattttttattgttctggAGAGCTTTGGGGTGTAGGTTTGAGAAAGACCGAgcagtgatttttttgttaaccTGGCAACCGTGTTTGACTGTTTAGTAGGGTTGTAACTAAGCAGGCAAAGGTCATTTTCGTTCACAGGCCCCTCTGTTGCTGTGGTAACGCTTCTGAAACCTGCAGAaatatactctttttttttttttttttttaacaaaacctACAGGTGTGCTTGGTGACTCCAGCTCTTCATCaccttttgctgaaaaaaaactcGGTTTGTGATCGTCTCTCCGCGTGAAGCGGTGCTGTCATCTTGAGGAACTAACTAGGAGTGAGGTTGACAACACCTGACCTTTGCAGTGCCTAAAACATCGAACTGTCTGATGCCACGAGCTGTGCTGCTTACGCACAAAGATGTGATTAAAAAACTCTTGTAGGCCTTACATACTCTTACCTGGCGACATGTGAGACAGGGACGAGAGCACCACCAGAATCTGGTGTGTATGtcgaggtgtgtgtgagagggtgtACGAAAATGAAGTAAAAGTAGAATTTGCATAAACTGTATTTGCTTTGCTGTAACACGCCGCCAAGGCACTAAAAATGTTCCTTAGATTTATTGTAGACAGCAGTTTCACATCCACCTACGTGGCAGTAGGAACAAGCGCTTCTTCTGCTTCGTAAGGTTGCACCACCTGCAATTGTCACCTTTTACACCAACCTAAGTATTCAGTCACTTATTAccgatggaaaaaaaaaacagtgaaaaagACCTTTGATTCTATCACAATGGTCAGGTGCGAAGGTAGGCGACGGGCCAGGTGTGGGAGGAGGCGCACAGAAAGATGAGCGGCGGGAGGAAGAGGTGTGGCGGCCAGGTGTGCGGTCCTCAACCGTCCTGTGAGCACGCTGCTGTGCGTGAGGCGGAGGAAGCGACACATGCGCCGAGCCTCGCTGTCTGGCCGCGTGCCGCCATCACCTTGTCAACGCACGTGTGGTCCAGGTGAAAGGTGAGCAGGATGGCTCGCAGTCCTCACACTTCAAGTTTTGACAATCGTTGTCGAAGAAGCTGTTGGATCGATGATCTCTGTGTGAAGAGAGAATGCCATTGCAACAATGAATGAACCTCGGTGTGCATCACTTGAAGAGCCCCCTGTTCTTCTGGAGGAAAACGTTTGAGAGACACACAAACGAAGCTACTGTCCCGCACACATCCTGCTTTCTTAAAAGGAGGACGCAGCAAGTCTGTTTTAATCAGTCCTTCGTGGTTTAAGCATTACAGCCAGTTCGTCTTCTTGTGCGAAAGATTACATAAACATGGCAGACGTCCTGGATCGTTTCAGACACAGACGATTCCTTTACAGCCGGAAATTTTGTTTGGACATGATTCAAAGTCAATAACTAACAGGGAAGTACAACTTGCCTGTCTCTTACAGAATtcaagacgaagaagaaaaaagaaaaaaaatcttcagaacGCTTGCAATGAGTTTTACATTAATTACAAGTTTTGAGAAGTATTAAATGCATCATCGGACATGAAGCACTGACAGGGTCCACGTGTACTTCGCCATTATGATCATGTGACTGCATGCCGATGCAGAGCCATGCTGTAGTATAACAAACCAATGCAGCAACGGTAGTCATTACATAAGATGAAAGTCCAAAGGGGAGAGGGACATCCTCAATGAAAGAAGAGAGCACGTTTCAAAAGGAACACTTTCACCAccgttaaaaaaagaaacaccagGGCTTGTATTCATGGCATCAGCAGCTCGTGGGTAAAATGGCGCCGAGCTTGGTTAGCGAACTGGCTAGATAAGTTAACCCGGTGGGCAATGTTCTGGCCGTTGCTGTTGAAGACCATCTGCTGTTCTGCAGGAGGCTTGCAAAAGAACCATCCACTTGCTTCCTTCTCATAGTGACCCTCGTGGTCATCTTGTATTCTTTGTTGTTCGTTTCTCTGTGTGGTGTAAGTATACTTCCCGTTTGACCGCTGGGGAATCGAGTGTTTTGTGAAAGAGCGGTGCCTATCTCATTTTCTTTACTGCCTTTTCGTTGGCCAGGTACCCATTCAACATCTGGCTCCAGTGGGGAAGGTACTGTCTGTACGACACGGGTAGTCTGGGTAGTAGTGGTCTCCCGCCCTCCGACCTCGGCGGTTGATATCATACAGAGCAGAGATTATAAAGTCTTACCACTCGGTTTCCATTTCCCTCACAAACTTCTCTTTACAAAGGGTCAGATATTGGTTTCTATACGTTCTATCTCGGTGTAGTCATAGCTGCGTGAAGTCATCTGCGCTTTCTAGAAGTTCTGATCGTGGCTCAGTCTTACATTATGCAgcagtgattttaaaaaaacttatcaaCAGGTCCTGTACTTTGTGACACGGTAGTTTTCATGCGAGAGCTCAGCCAACAGCAGGATTCCGATGTTCACTTATCTGTAACGAGATCTGCTAAACACAAAAACGACGAGTGGATGCTGCCCACCCGTGATGCCCCTTTTATCTCTCTCCACGGAGAGTTGACGAAGAAGGAACAGCGATGGATTTCCACTGACAGAGCCATGCAGCGGGAATATTTTTAACGGGCTGAGCTGGTGTCTGCCATTGAGACAAAACAGACGCCATGGAAAGGCAGTAAATCACGCGGGGCTGATACAAGAGTTGTCTCCGTGCCGTTCTATTGATCTGCCCTTGGCTGCTGCTGTCCCCTGCATCACAGCGGCGCGCACGTGCAAACCTGCGCCACTGAGCACCGTGTGACTCACAGTGTGTGCATTCATCACACCAAGAGGCAGCTGGCGAGATAAGCTGTAAACTTCATGCCGGGACATCCACTGACCAGACAGCGTGGCCGCACGCACGACTGAACCCTGACCTTTTGCACGGGGGTGCACGTGCGCGCGACCGACACTGCGGCGGCTTGTCGACAAGGTGTGGCTGTACCTGAGTACAAAGTAGGGGGCTTTTGCTTCATTCGTAGCGGTGagaagttgtttgttttgttttgttttttttttttttttttttttttttttttttttttttttttttgtttacagtggCAATATTTTGCTTTCGTTTGTAGTCGAGCAGGATGAAGATTAGTCTCTGTCGTCCTAGAAGGAGTAAAGGTTAATATCGCGACTTCACGGCCGTTTCTGTGCATGGATGCTTGGAGGTGTGTTTCTTGAGAAAGGATGGGATGCATGATCTGGTAAGATAAAATCTTACTCTGAGCTTTCCACagttacgtgtgtgtgttggggggatcATCTCACTCCTCCTTTAAGATGAAATCACACGGAAAAGGTTGTCACCGCCGGCGCTAGAAACATTTACGGCTTGTTGCCAAGTTGAGcgaaaaacaattttatggCCACGCATCATCGTTGTTGATGCAAAGAAACGAATAAAAAACAATCTCACGGAAGAAATGAAGACTGTAAGCGACTGATGATCTCCAAAAATTGCAGGTACCCCATGTCCTTGTTGATGATCAGGGCCAAGTGAACTTTTTGAACTCGACTTGAGAAAGTACAGATCTCTCCAAacttcaaaacactttatttgtGCGACAACGCTCTTAAACAACATTTTGTGGTCTCCTGGCTGTATCGGATGTATTATGCAGCTGAGCTGACAATTCTCTCATATTCAGAGTTAACAGTCTGTTCTTAACCTCTGCTGCTAATTTGTAATTGTTTAAAAGCTTATTTGTCGCAACTACTGTACGATTATAATTAATTCGATTACTGCCTACTTCGCTGAGGGCAGCTAAAGGAAGGTTCACAGGGGACAGTCAATGGAGGGGGGCTGATGGAAGCGATCGAGATGAATGCTATTTAGATGATGTCACCACCTTATGTTCAGTATGTGGTCTGTGAGATCACTGaagtaaacacttttttttattcaagaacGCCGAACTCTCTCATTGGTTGTGGACTTGAGAGAAGATTGTTTGCCTGCACTTCGATGGCGTGGCGCTTGTAACTTCTGTCTGTAATATCTAACATCTTTCTACCACTTTGGTGCGAAAAATTGTAGGCTTTTTATAACACGTATAcgaaacaaaattattgcaGTGTATGAGGGACCTACTCACATGTTTGACAAGATGTGTCTGGTGAAGAAGACCATGAAGTCTCCTCTCTGCCCGGTGACTGGCTGATCACACGTCTGTGAAAGTGTGATCCTGGCAGCACGAGAGTTGGCCACGCACTTCCTGCTTggcaataaaagtaaaattttgtaGCACACTGATGACAGGAGACACTAACAGCTCTgttgggtttcttttctttgtgtttaggGTGAGACACACGTGAGATATGTGGAAGAAGGTGATTGCAGTTCTCATTGGCATTGTCATTGGATACTGGTTCATCGACGACTTTGATCCAGGTGAGAGTTTTAATCGATCATGCATTAATCGTCaatctttttttgttctctctctctatgctgttttcattaatacattttttaaccTGTTTCCATTGTTTACCTTCCTTCAATCATCCGTAtgcttaatatttctttttgttaggTCGCAAAATGTAGCTGCCTGCACATTTCCGTTATTTATCCATCACTCCATCGCGGGCGCGAACCTacactaaacaaaaatgtaactcTCACTCGTATTCCGAAGTAATGCTTTGAAGTTCCTATACTCATCAAAACTGTCAACTGTTTAGAGTGAATAGCGACGAAACACCAACAGTATCCTGTAGCTTCTACTTTCACAAGTAGACTTGTACTACCGTGACGTCATCCTCGTGACGCTGTGTGCAGACTCGCTGAAGGGCAAGAGGGTGCTGGTGACGGGAGCGTCGACAGGTATCGGGGAGCAGATCGCCTACCTGTACGCCAGGTTCGGGGCCAGCGTCGTTGTCACGGCGCGCCGCCAGCAACAGCTACAACAGGTACACGTCATCATCGACATGCTATtacaacaaacatcatcagttACCTGCTGGTTACAACCAGTAAATATCATTATTGGCATGCTGGTGACAGTAGGTAAGAATCATCAATGGCATGTTGGTCACAGTAGGTGAACATTTGTAACAGACAAGCTGGTTACAAGCGATAAACAAAACGGTGAGCTGGTTACAGAAGATAAACATTGTGAACGGCGAGCTAATTACAAAAGGTAAATGTTATGAACAACTTACTCCATTTTCCTTTTAACCCTTGGAGCACCAGTATGTCCCATAGTTTTAAACTACCACACACATGATTGAAGCCACTTAGAGTGGTgagatgtacatgtatataaatactaCGAGTATTATGCAGAACAGCGCTttcaagtaaacatttttggaaTCATTACTTTATTTTCACACTAAATACGCCATCACTAAAATTACTAGCGTGCAATTTTACAGTTCTGAAAGGGTTAATTATGAGTATGATCATGTCCTATAGCAATGCTGTCATTCTAACAGTTTAATAGCTTACACGTGAGTATCATTTGAATTCACGTTCTCTTATTGTGGACTTCTATTGCAAAATTTCTGGGAGCTACATTGGAGGAATCTTTTAAGATGTCTTGCAGATGTCATctagtcttgtttgtttatacgAAGGCTTAGGTCGTGAACCACGTGGGTTAAACTTATCCAGATATATCATAACATTGAAAGTGGATGAAGGCCAAGTCGTGCTGTCGGTTCCTAGGTGGTTGCTCGCTGCAGGGAGCTGGGGGACCCGACAGCGATCTTCGGTTATGTTGTTGCAGACATGGCCAACCTGTCCTCTACTGAACACGTCATTCAGGTGTGTGACCAGGCTGAAAGGCTTTTTCTGTGTATAAGTATTGTGCTTACTGCGTCCTGTAATGACTCGAGGTCTGTACAGACTTTAATACTAACGGGATTTCGTGAACCTATCGGATGGACTTACAGGTATTGAAAATAGAGATGAAATCATTTCACTATTCTCCTCGTGCTGtagaaattattgtaatatttggTCTCATTTTTGCCCCGTTTGTACATCATCGTCCTTATCACGCATCACTACTGTCTAGTGGGTGTCAGCGTCTCCTAGCAACCTATGTAGATATGTCGACAATCCTAGTCACAAAGTGGCACTGAAATCTTACGTTGCTTATCTACCTGTGAAGACTGACATGCATGTGACTGCTGGCAATCAGATTCTGCAGACCTGCACAAAGCTTCGTACATTTTATTGACATAGGAAAACATTCCTTGCTCTACAAGATGAGTCGCCTGACTGTAGTTAAACTTTCTGTCTTCTACCGTCGGTTATACTTTGCGTCTGATACCTATTTAAATTCAACTGCCCCGCTCCCACCCACCAGGATGCTGTTCAGCAGCTAGGCGGCCTGGACATCCTGGTGCTGAATCACATCATACCTCATAACCTGGGACCATGGACGAGCTCTGCACAGAATCTGACGCTACTACAGCGACTACTGGTCGTCAACCTGCAGTCTTACGTGCATCTGACGTCACACGCCCTGCCACACCTGACGGAATCCAACGGCAGCATCATCGTCATGTCGTCTTTAGCAGGTGGAGCTCTCTCTGCAGCTGTAGACAGCTTCCCTCCGTCAGTGAATGTATCGTGGGGTGAAGTGTAGAGGGAATGATAATAACAGAAAGCATCAGTGTCCAGTGCAGGCCTCTTCCAAAACTGTTTGCTTGTCCTCATCTCTAGCGGCTGTCAGTAGTTTTTCGTAatgtataattttaatttatctcTAGTGGGTGTTAATGTGTATTAAATTACCGTTTAATTGTCATTCCTGTCGGTATGTAACTGTCAGCTGTCTGTGTTATTTATCCTACGTACGTACGAGCAAGTTTTTTCCAGTTCATACTTTAGTATCTTGCTGTGACTGATGCTGACAAATCtgttaaaagtttatttgtacTTGAAAAGGTCTGGAACTATTCTCAGAATAATGCGCTGACAGGTTAGTATTATTATGACTGATGTTTGCAGGAAAAGTTGGCATTCCTTTTGTCGCCGCCTACTCGTCCACCAAGTTCGCTCTCAACGGTTTTTTCGCGTCACTACGCAACGAGTTAATCATCTCGGACACTCCTGTCTCCATCACCTTATGTACTATTGGACTTGTTGGTGAGTAGTTTTCACTGTCTGCGCATCTTGTTGTTTACTACCGGACGTGTTTTCGTTCACTGTCTGCCGAGGCCAGCTACATGTCACCAGGCATGTTGATCCCTTCAATTCACTCATCCTCCTTGCTTCTTTCATCTTAACGGCCGTCTTCATCtgactccttttttttttcttaacttcaCTTGTTGTCCCAGGGTGCGATGAGAATCACTTAGTCTTTGGATTTTATCATCGAAATGTGGAGTCCAGTAAGTTAGAGATGGCATATCACTGAAGCGGTCACTAACTGTTCTTCTTTTGGCGGATAATACAAAGTGGGTTGTTGTTTTGGAAAGAGGTGGAGTCAATAGAAGTTGTGTCGTCCGGTTGGAGGGAAAATGAGTTGTTTGCGTTGCCCGTTTCCTGTGAAAGAATCATTTTGGATGAAAGTGCTAGAGGATCGTTTATTCTTGCTGTTATGGAGCTTTCTGAAGTATTTTTTGGAGTTGCTACGTGAGTGCACACTGATGACAAGTAGCTGGCCGTGTGATTTGTGTGAGGAAGAGTATAAATTCTGGACATTCTTACTGTTATGCGTCGTAATGAATGGacggagggaggaggagaggagtcACTCACCTTCTATTGGCTGCGGCAGACGATCCACAGGTATTCCGTGTAATCGAATTAGTTTTACTACGTGGTTGAACAGAGGTACCAGGTGCAATCCATTTGAACAGAGGGGAGTGGAGCTGGGCAGACTGAACAGAGAAGATTTGGGCGTGAAGTTATGTGGTTGATAGGAATAtttaaggtttttgtttttaaatatttgtgttagTTAAAATGTGGTCCAGGAGCTAGTTGCACAACTCATTTATAATTGTCAACACTTTTAGGCCTTAGATTtatttagataatcagttttacaCTACAttgtacagtttttaaaatgtcaaaaacattgTGCTCCAGGTCTTGTAACATCGCGTGACTAATTTGAAGCTTCGCTCAGTTTTGGTGCGGCCCCCATAGCAAGTTTATTTTCAGACTTTTAACGAGTGTAGGTATCGCTGTCATCCATAGCAAATTACAGATGTGTCGTTTGGTTTGCAGGTACAGAGAACGCGCTGCATTACTTGAAGGAGTTCGGCAGCAGGGTCTCTGACACCATGAGGTCCGCCAGTCCAGCCGACGTGGCGCTGGCGGTCATTAAGGGAGGAGCACAACG
The Pomacea canaliculata isolate SZHN2017 linkage group LG2, ASM307304v1, whole genome shotgun sequence genome window above contains:
- the LOC112558142 gene encoding hydroxysteroid 11-beta-dehydrogenase 1-like protein; the encoded protein is MWKKVIAVLIGIVIGYWFIDDFDPDSLKGKRVLVTGASTGIGEQIAYLYARFGASVVVTARRQQQLQQVVARCRELGDPTAIFGYVVADMANLSSTEHVIQDAVQQLGGLDILVLNHIIPHNLGPWTSSAQNLTLLQRLLVVNLQSYVHLTSHALPHLTESNGSIIVMSSLAGKVGIPFVAAYSSTKFALNGFFASLRNELIISDTPVSITLCTIGLVGTENALHYLKEFGSRVSDTMRSASPADVALAVIKGGAQRTREVSTLTCPREPFAS